One Psychrobacillus glaciei genomic region harbors:
- a CDS encoding DNA polymerase IV, whose amino-acid sequence MKRRNRIIFHLDMNSFYASVEQAHDPSLKGKPIAIAGNPKERRGILVTCSYEARARGVYTTMSVWEAKRKCPEIILLPPNFERYRIASKAMFDILRSYTELVEPVSIDEGYMDISELDLTMDAITFAESIQQRLIRELDLPSSIGIAPNKFLAKTASNMKKPMGITVLRKREVAEKLWPLPVIEMHGVGESTANKLSNIGIKTIGDLANIPLGIMKEQLGKVGLRLAERANGIDERLVDPTSIFDTKSVGNSTTLPYDETNIKEIDKVLLRLSKKVAARLDSKNLAGRSITIHIRDANWKNKTKSKTMQNRLFEEQQIFLLAKTLFHKTWDGEPIRLLGVTVNNVHDKGEYAEQLSIFNFEEHAKEEPILKLVEQLQEKFGANSIKRGVKVKKKSSLESKTSFSKDFLDDHEKR is encoded by the coding sequence TTGAAGAGAAGAAATAGAATAATTTTTCATCTAGATATGAACAGCTTCTATGCTTCTGTCGAACAAGCGCATGATCCCTCACTAAAAGGAAAACCAATTGCAATTGCAGGAAACCCGAAGGAACGTCGTGGAATTTTAGTCACCTGTTCTTATGAAGCCCGAGCAAGAGGGGTTTACACAACCATGTCTGTTTGGGAAGCAAAACGTAAATGCCCAGAAATTATTTTACTTCCACCAAATTTTGAACGATACCGAATTGCTTCGAAGGCAATGTTTGATATTCTCCGGTCTTACACAGAACTCGTGGAACCAGTTTCGATTGATGAAGGATATATGGATATTAGTGAACTGGATTTGACCATGGACGCTATCACATTTGCAGAATCCATTCAACAAAGATTGATCCGAGAACTGGATTTACCTAGCTCGATAGGAATAGCGCCAAATAAGTTTTTAGCCAAAACGGCATCTAATATGAAAAAGCCTATGGGAATTACAGTATTGAGAAAGCGAGAAGTAGCAGAAAAGTTATGGCCACTTCCCGTTATCGAAATGCATGGTGTAGGGGAAAGTACTGCAAACAAACTTTCCAATATAGGTATTAAAACAATAGGTGATTTGGCGAATATTCCTTTGGGTATAATGAAGGAACAGCTAGGGAAAGTAGGATTAAGACTTGCTGAAAGAGCAAACGGAATAGACGAGAGGCTAGTTGATCCTACTTCTATTTTCGATACAAAAAGTGTTGGAAACTCCACTACTTTGCCATATGATGAAACGAATATAAAGGAAATTGATAAGGTTCTATTAAGATTGTCTAAAAAAGTAGCTGCTAGGCTAGACTCCAAAAACCTTGCAGGGAGATCAATTACTATACATATCCGTGATGCTAATTGGAAAAATAAAACGAAATCTAAAACGATGCAAAATCGCCTGTTTGAAGAACAACAAATATTTCTTCTTGCTAAAACATTGTTTCACAAAACATGGGATGGTGAGCCTATTCGTCTACTTGGTGTGACAGTTAATAATGTGCATGATAAAGGCGAATACGCTGAGCAGCTATCCATTTTTAATTTTGAAGAACATGCAAAAGAAGAGCCTATCCTAAAGCTTGTAGAACAACTGCAAGAAAAGTTTGGTGCAAATAGTATAAAAAGGGGAGTGAAAGTTAAAAAGAAATCCTCTCTAGAGTCAAAAACGAGTTTTAGTAAAGATTTTTTAGATGATCATGAGAAAAGGTGA
- the rnz gene encoding ribonuclease Z: MQLLFLGTGAGMPSKGRNTTATVLKLLEERGTYWLFDCGEATQHQMLHTTLKPRKLEKIFITHLHGDHIYGLPGLLGSRSFLGGDASLTIYGPKGIKAWIELTLLTSSTYLQYKLNIIEIEDGIIFEDAQFVVEAKSIEHVIPCFGFKITQKPLPPQLIIEKTDALKVPRGPLLKQLKEGHDVELPDGRIVLSKDVTGDPKEGFQLAILGDTKYCENSISLSQGADIVLHEATFDKETAELAGLYGHSTILDAANVCKEANALNLIVNHISARFLPYHLKEMLNQVAHFDFPIHIAEDFAEYDWSNGRLNKITDSER; this comes from the coding sequence ATGCAACTATTATTTTTAGGAACAGGAGCTGGAATGCCCTCCAAGGGACGGAATACCACTGCAACTGTGTTAAAACTGCTTGAGGAGAGGGGGACTTATTGGCTTTTTGATTGCGGAGAAGCAACCCAACATCAAATGCTTCATACAACATTAAAACCTCGTAAACTTGAAAAAATCTTCATCACACATTTACATGGAGATCATATTTATGGACTCCCAGGATTATTAGGATCTCGTTCGTTTTTAGGTGGAGATGCGTCTCTGACAATTTATGGGCCAAAAGGGATAAAGGCATGGATTGAATTGACGCTTTTGACATCGAGCACCTATTTACAATATAAATTGAACATCATTGAAATTGAGGATGGCATCATATTTGAAGATGCTCAGTTTGTTGTAGAAGCAAAGTCAATCGAACATGTTATCCCTTGCTTTGGCTTTAAAATTACACAGAAACCACTTCCACCTCAATTGATTATCGAGAAAACAGACGCTTTAAAAGTTCCAAGAGGGCCACTGTTAAAACAATTAAAAGAAGGTCATGATGTCGAGCTACCAGATGGGCGAATTGTTTTAAGTAAAGATGTAACAGGGGATCCAAAAGAAGGTTTTCAACTTGCTATATTAGGTGATACAAAATATTGTGAAAACTCTATTTCACTTAGCCAAGGGGCAGACATCGTCTTACATGAGGCTACATTTGATAAGGAAACGGCCGAATTAGCAGGCTTATATGGTCATTCGACCATTTTAGATGCCGCGAATGTTTGTAAAGAAGCTAATGCATTGAATTTAATCGTTAATCATATTAGTGCACGTTTTTTACCTTATCATTTAAAAGAAATGTTAAATCAAGTGGCGCATTTTGATTTCCCAATTCATATTGCAGAAGATTTTGCAGAGTATGATTGGTCAAATGGTAGATTAAATAAAATAACTGATTCCGAGCGTTGA
- a CDS encoding GNAT family N-acetyltransferase, which yields MKIVKGNVNNLEDLIPLFNGYRLFYEQSIDEEGSKNFLFARIQKEESAIYIAYDKGIAVGFVQLYPFFSSVGMQRAFILNDLFVDPACRKKGIGKALMKKAFQFCEEEKARFVTLQTATNNHNAKALYDYMGMHLDKESDYYIKYL from the coding sequence ATGAAAATTGTAAAAGGGAATGTTAATAATTTGGAGGATCTTATTCCACTATTTAATGGTTATCGATTATTTTATGAACAGTCTATCGATGAAGAAGGTTCAAAGAATTTTCTGTTTGCAAGAATTCAAAAGGAGGAATCGGCTATTTATATAGCATACGATAAAGGAATTGCAGTTGGATTTGTACAATTATATCCGTTTTTCTCTTCAGTCGGTATGCAAAGAGCGTTTATTTTAAATGATTTATTTGTCGATCCAGCTTGTCGAAAAAAAGGAATAGGAAAAGCACTTATGAAAAAGGCTTTTCAATTTTGTGAAGAAGAGAAGGCAAGATTTGTTACATTACAGACCGCAACTAATAACCATAATGCAAAAGCATTGTATGATTATATGGGAATGCATCTAGATAAAGAGAGTGACTATTATATAAAATATTTATAA
- a CDS encoding SDR family NAD(P)-dependent oxidoreductase has product MNKRKKIFITGATSGVGLLLAKNLHTAGHEIWASGRNFEVLKHLDELGIYTIQADLTEEQSFEELFHQMGTPDTIILCAGVGTFAYLSELEDKDMRQMMHVNVIAPMLLTKYFAEKMKERWSGHIIFVASQAGKVATPKASAYAASKHAILGFANSVRMELKEFGIYVTTINPGPIDTPFLDLADQTGNYRDKLSKHLLSPERVVVAITKTVERPVREVDLPSYMSLTSKLYAVFPKTVETLGKSFFNKK; this is encoded by the coding sequence ATGAACAAGCGTAAGAAAATTTTTATCACAGGAGCTACAAGTGGTGTTGGATTACTACTTGCAAAAAACCTCCACACAGCAGGGCATGAAATCTGGGCAAGTGGTCGTAACTTTGAAGTTTTGAAGCATTTAGATGAGCTTGGGATATACACAATACAAGCAGACTTAACAGAGGAACAGTCCTTTGAGGAGTTATTTCATCAGATGGGTACTCCAGACACAATTATTCTCTGCGCTGGCGTTGGTACATTTGCTTATTTATCGGAATTAGAAGATAAAGATATGAGGCAGATGATGCATGTAAATGTTATAGCTCCAATGCTTCTTACTAAATATTTTGCGGAGAAAATGAAAGAAAGATGGAGCGGACATATTATTTTTGTCGCTTCTCAAGCGGGAAAAGTAGCGACACCAAAAGCATCCGCTTATGCAGCCTCTAAGCACGCAATTTTAGGATTCGCAAATAGTGTTCGAATGGAATTAAAAGAATTTGGAATATATGTAACGACAATTAATCCTGGACCAATCGATACACCATTCCTTGATTTGGCAGACCAAACCGGTAATTATCGAGACAAACTTAGTAAACATCTCCTTTCACCTGAAAGAGTAGTGGTAGCGATAACAAAAACTGTAGAACGTCCAGTTCGCGAAGTAGATCTTCCTTCGTATATGAGTCTCACAAGTAAACTCTATGCAGTCTTCCCAAAGACAGTTGAAACACTTGGGAAATCGTTTTTTAATAAAAAGTAG
- a CDS encoding cupin yields MKLFIFEKQVGKNISHFNSDFIMSRIVRTEKPTQIGCMYLETNGVVGYHEAVVPQLLLVISGEGWVRGEAGLKVKVKVGDAVLWKKGEGHETTTETGLTAIVIESEELNPSEFMLEK; encoded by the coding sequence TTGAAACTTTTTATTTTTGAAAAACAAGTAGGGAAAAATATTTCACATTTTAACTCGGACTTCATCATGTCTCGAATTGTAAGAACGGAGAAGCCAACACAAATTGGTTGTATGTATTTAGAAACCAATGGGGTTGTTGGTTATCATGAAGCAGTCGTACCTCAATTACTTCTTGTAATTTCTGGAGAAGGATGGGTTCGTGGGGAAGCTGGATTAAAGGTAAAGGTTAAAGTCGGCGATGCAGTTTTATGGAAAAAAGGGGAAGGACATGAAACAACAACTGAAACTGGTTTAACTGCAATTGTAATAGAATCAGAGGAATTAAATCCATCTGAGTTTATGTTGGAAAAATAA
- a CDS encoding MBL fold metallo-hydrolase, whose amino-acid sequence MTIHKITMPTPFAVGDVNAYLVKGDALTLVDAGPKTEEALVALSTGIKEAGYSLSDIEQVLLTHHHPDHSGWVDAFEKATILGHPYNQPWLTRDTDFFSFHDEFYLQCLIEEGVPESYFNWVEKMRRPIHFIGNRPLDMQLNEGDILPGHPDLTVLETLGHAQSHLSFWSEKTGILIGGDHILEKISSNPLIEPPLNLKAERSKSMLQYNASLKRIQTLPVEKIFSGHGNEVYNVSELISSRLEKQRERALKVLDMMKDGEKTIFQITQQLFPKVYEKELGLTLSETIGQVDYLMDEGYIKERRNEKGILFYEQA is encoded by the coding sequence ATGACAATACATAAAATTACTATGCCAACACCATTCGCAGTTGGTGATGTAAATGCTTATTTAGTAAAAGGGGATGCACTTACATTAGTAGACGCTGGACCAAAAACAGAAGAAGCGCTCGTTGCTCTTTCAACAGGAATAAAAGAAGCAGGTTACTCGCTTTCAGATATAGAGCAAGTCCTTTTAACACATCACCATCCAGATCATTCTGGTTGGGTTGATGCTTTTGAAAAAGCCACAATATTAGGTCATCCTTATAATCAACCATGGTTAACAAGAGACACAGATTTTTTCAGCTTTCATGATGAATTTTATCTTCAATGCCTTATTGAGGAAGGAGTACCTGAGAGCTATTTCAATTGGGTTGAAAAAATGAGAAGACCGATTCATTTTATCGGAAACAGACCACTTGATATGCAGCTAAATGAAGGAGACATACTTCCAGGTCATCCCGATTTAACCGTTTTAGAAACATTAGGACATGCTCAAAGTCATCTGTCTTTTTGGTCGGAGAAAACGGGAATATTAATTGGAGGCGATCATATTTTGGAAAAAATTTCGTCTAATCCTCTAATTGAGCCTCCGCTCAATCTAAAAGCTGAACGGTCAAAATCCATGCTTCAATATAATGCTTCACTTAAACGAATCCAAACTTTACCTGTAGAGAAGATATTTAGTGGACATGGAAACGAAGTATATAACGTATCTGAGCTTATTAGCAGCAGACTTGAAAAACAGAGAGAACGTGCTTTGAAGGTTTTGGACATGATGAAAGATGGAGAAAAAACTATTTTTCAGATTACTCAGCAACTTTTTCCAAAAGTATATGAAAAAGAACTTGGTCTAACTCTTTCGGAAACAATTGGACAAGTCGATTATCTAATGGATGAAGGCTATATTAAAGAACGAAGAAACGAGAAAGGTATTTTGTTTTATGAACAAGCGTAA
- a CDS encoding VOC family protein, whose product MKLLFIDYPVENLKESLAFYRDVLGFEEAWREGDHTVALKMPGSDIQLMIETDEVGSTPGAVFLVDNVDQYYENNKDIIKFIKEPIDIPPGRYAIFQDNSDNLIRILDFSKEK is encoded by the coding sequence ATGAAATTATTATTTATTGATTATCCAGTCGAAAATCTAAAGGAATCACTTGCTTTTTATCGCGACGTATTAGGATTTGAAGAAGCTTGGCGAGAAGGAGATCATACTGTTGCATTAAAAATGCCAGGTTCAGATATCCAATTAATGATAGAAACAGATGAAGTAGGTTCAACTCCAGGAGCAGTATTTCTTGTAGATAACGTAGACCAGTATTATGAGAACAATAAAGATATTATTAAATTCATTAAAGAGCCAATTGATATTCCTCCTGGTCGTTACGCTATTTTCCAAGATAACTCTGACAATCTAATAAGAATCTTAGACTTTAGTAAAGAAAAATAA
- a CDS encoding GNAT family N-acetyltransferase → MQIKMLQTEEDWQAVYPLIQQLRPHLTEDRYFELLKQMPTYQGLVIMDGALKAFIGFEECHNFYNERHIFVHDFVTNENDRSKGYGEMLMEALITHAKEYQFACIALESGIQRYDAHRFYETKMGFNKWCYSFRRKVFS, encoded by the coding sequence ATGCAAATTAAAATGCTTCAAACAGAAGAAGACTGGCAAGCCGTTTATCCACTTATTCAACAGTTGCGTCCTCATTTAACAGAAGATCGGTATTTTGAGCTCTTAAAACAAATGCCAACCTATCAAGGATTGGTTATCATGGATGGGGCTCTTAAAGCATTTATTGGTTTTGAAGAATGTCATAATTTTTACAATGAAAGACACATATTTGTCCATGATTTTGTGACAAATGAAAACGATAGGTCGAAAGGGTATGGTGAAATGCTGATGGAAGCTCTTATTACACATGCGAAAGAATACCAATTTGCTTGTATTGCATTGGAATCAGGTATCCAAAGATATGATGCTCATCGTTTTTATGAAACTAAAATGGGATTTAATAAATGGTGCTACTCATTTCGAAGGAAGGTTTTCTCATGA
- a CDS encoding TetR/AcrR family transcriptional regulator — translation MKNWIPIPGSNKEKIIKVALEEFSDKGYKAVNIAELAAMADMTTGAVYHHFGSKAKLYEIIRTDMEQRVIDRMEGAASLFDQEKEALEAALVTGLNFAVTMNICKLLSEEKPYTHQDKIEKFLTTMLLKEKLPLDVVVLSSWRSILKAITYEQITHEQGKSLLKWLFRS, via the coding sequence ATGAAAAATTGGATACCTATACCAGGCTCAAACAAAGAAAAAATTATTAAAGTTGCACTCGAAGAATTTAGTGATAAGGGATACAAAGCGGTTAATATTGCAGAGTTAGCTGCAATGGCGGATATGACAACGGGTGCTGTTTATCACCACTTTGGTTCTAAAGCAAAACTGTATGAAATAATAAGAACCGATATGGAACAACGAGTTATAGATAGAATGGAAGGAGCAGCGTCTTTATTTGACCAAGAGAAAGAGGCGTTGGAAGCAGCACTTGTTACAGGTTTAAATTTTGCTGTAACAATGAATATCTGTAAACTGCTGAGCGAAGAAAAACCATATACCCATCAAGATAAGATAGAGAAGTTTTTAACAACCATGCTACTAAAAGAAAAACTTCCCCTTGATGTTGTCGTTCTTTCTTCTTGGCGTTCTATATTGAAGGCAATTACCTATGAACAGATAACTCATGAACAGGGGAAAAGCTTACTTAAATGGCTATTTAGAAGCTAA
- the pdxR gene encoding MocR-like pyridoxine biosynthesis transcription factor PdxR: MKELILHLHENSPKYKQIYHSIRSLIENNELHSDTKLPSIRQLADSLHVSRNTTLVAYEQLLAEGYIRSEQKRGYFVETFEPIDIHVSTLKVGKLVSKEINSLVDFRAGSVDQQAFPLKAWRQCANEVLKEDIVYMYGEQQGDRLLREKIANYLLQSRGIRTSVDSIVIGSSTQQLLMHLSIILKKEFSSIAVENPGYDGARIVFQLVGFQVNPIDVTEKGLCMKQFEQTDSKLVYITPSHQFPTGVTLPIAERLQLLKWSHEQNGYIIEDDYDSEFRYQQQPIPALLSIQQEARVIYISTFSKAFLPSIRLSYMVLPSELLDQYKQQFATFEQTASSIHQRTMARFMERGRWDSHIRKMRATYKRKMDLLVTSLQLAFGKTIRIIGSHSGLYILIQLHTSVDEETLIQQAIKQGVKVYPTSHLYIGNKPNATMLKLGFSNLSIEEIQLGVQLLKKAWT; encoded by the coding sequence ATGAAAGAATTAATACTACATTTACATGAAAACAGTCCAAAATATAAACAGATTTACCATTCCATTCGTTCACTAATCGAGAACAATGAACTTCATTCTGACACGAAGCTTCCTTCCATTCGGCAGCTGGCTGACAGTCTACATGTGAGTAGAAATACGACACTTGTCGCATATGAACAATTACTAGCGGAGGGCTATATTCGAAGTGAACAAAAAAGAGGATATTTTGTTGAAACATTTGAACCAATTGATATACATGTTTCAACATTAAAAGTCGGAAAGTTAGTATCTAAAGAAATTAACAGTTTGGTGGATTTTCGAGCAGGATCAGTAGATCAACAAGCATTTCCTTTAAAAGCTTGGAGACAATGTGCCAATGAAGTATTGAAGGAAGATATTGTATATATGTACGGTGAACAACAAGGAGATAGATTACTAAGAGAAAAAATAGCAAACTATTTATTGCAATCTAGAGGTATTCGAACTTCTGTTGACTCTATTGTGATTGGTAGTAGTACACAACAACTGTTAATGCATTTGTCCATTATATTAAAAAAGGAGTTTTCGTCAATTGCAGTTGAGAATCCAGGCTATGACGGTGCTCGTATTGTTTTTCAGCTAGTTGGATTTCAAGTTAATCCGATTGATGTAACAGAGAAAGGGTTATGTATGAAACAGTTTGAACAAACTGACTCGAAGCTAGTGTACATTACTCCATCACATCAGTTTCCGACAGGTGTGACATTACCCATCGCTGAGCGACTACAATTATTAAAATGGTCACACGAACAAAATGGCTATATTATTGAAGATGATTATGACAGTGAATTTCGTTATCAACAACAACCAATTCCAGCTCTTTTATCGATTCAACAAGAGGCTCGTGTCATTTATATTAGTACGTTTTCAAAAGCATTTTTACCATCTATTCGGTTAAGTTATATGGTGTTACCTTCCGAATTATTGGATCAGTATAAACAACAATTCGCTACTTTTGAACAAACAGCCTCTAGCATTCATCAACGAACAATGGCTCGTTTTATGGAACGTGGACGTTGGGATTCACATATTCGAAAAATGCGTGCAACATATAAAAGAAAGATGGATTTACTCGTTACTTCTTTACAATTAGCGTTTGGTAAAACCATTCGAATCATTGGTTCACATTCTGGATTATATATATTAATTCAATTACATACCTCTGTTGACGAAGAAACACTTATACAACAAGCGATTAAACAAGGGGTAAAAGTATATCCTACTTCCCATTTATACATTGGTAATAAACCGAATGCTACTATGCTAAAACTTGGTTTTAGTAATTTATCCATCGAAGAAATACAGCTAGGTGTACAGCTCTTAAAAAAAGCTTGGACATAG
- the proC gene encoding pyrroline-5-carboxylate reductase: MTKIVFIGAGAMAEAIINGLTKEEKISPENIHVMNKSDVEQLQQLKKAYHVGIVCEEKKALCEANIVFLAMKPKDAKEALTDIAPILNKEATVISVIAGVTIQTITNYLGSRPIARVMPNTSAAVGLSASAVSWNELVSDEEKLAIIDILESIGTVKTVSEEDLHVVTALSGSGPAYFYYFAEQFEAAAMLHGLEKTDARQLFIQTMEGAAQMMKKGDFEPKELRRRVTSPGGTTEAGVEMLIQHKVGDAIFACINAAQNKSRMLGKQYE, encoded by the coding sequence ATGACGAAAATTGTATTTATCGGTGCTGGTGCTATGGCTGAGGCGATTATTAATGGATTAACAAAGGAAGAAAAAATTTCTCCAGAAAACATTCATGTGATGAATAAGTCGGACGTGGAACAACTTCAACAATTAAAAAAAGCTTATCATGTAGGAATTGTGTGTGAAGAAAAAAAGGCATTATGTGAGGCTAATATTGTTTTTTTAGCAATGAAACCTAAAGACGCTAAAGAAGCATTAACTGATATTGCTCCTATTTTAAACAAAGAGGCCACGGTTATTTCAGTTATAGCTGGTGTGACAATACAAACGATTACAAATTACTTAGGAAGTCGCCCAATTGCGCGTGTTATGCCGAACACATCCGCTGCTGTTGGATTAAGCGCATCGGCAGTAAGCTGGAATGAACTTGTATCTGATGAAGAGAAACTAGCAATAATTGATATTTTGGAGTCCATTGGAACTGTAAAAACAGTGAGTGAAGAAGATTTACATGTGGTTACTGCACTCTCTGGGAGTGGTCCAGCCTACTTTTATTATTTTGCAGAGCAATTTGAAGCTGCTGCTATGCTACATGGTTTGGAAAAAACCGATGCTCGCCAATTATTTATTCAGACGATGGAAGGAGCTGCACAAATGATGAAAAAAGGAGATTTCGAGCCTAAAGAGTTACGTAGAAGAGTTACTAGTCCAGGCGGCACCACAGAAGCAGGAGTGGAAATGCTAATACAACATAAAGTAGGAGATGCTATTTTTGCTTGTATTAATGCTGCACAAAATAAGTCTCGTATGTTAGGAAAACAGTACGAATAA
- a CDS encoding aspartyl-phosphate phosphatase Spo0E family protein — protein sequence MKSLLNEKALLIQIGIKRKDMYRMAKKLGFTHRLVVSISQELDHLLNQYQKKVS from the coding sequence TTGAAAAGTTTATTGAACGAAAAGGCTTTATTGATTCAAATTGGAATCAAGAGGAAAGACATGTACAGGATGGCGAAAAAATTAGGATTTACCCACCGACTTGTCGTATCCATCAGCCAAGAACTAGATCACCTACTCAATCAATATCAAAAGAAAGTATCCTAG
- a CDS encoding chemotaxis protein CheW translates to MSSEKVVVFQCGNEEYAVPIEHVISIEKLEHINPIPHLPNYLIGLMKIRGELVPIIDFEQILYNRSGAENESARVITMHTQDMSIGLLVVEAKEILDIATDDIKQIGLVNYTKTQYFTGVANLENRMITIVDPSILVRSIEGIKDIQAYLEAVKKEELVTAEDRN, encoded by the coding sequence TTGTCTAGTGAAAAAGTAGTTGTTTTTCAGTGTGGAAACGAAGAATATGCAGTTCCGATCGAACATGTTATTTCTATTGAAAAATTAGAACATATTAACCCGATACCACATTTACCAAATTATTTAATTGGCTTAATGAAAATCCGTGGCGAGCTCGTTCCAATTATTGATTTCGAGCAAATATTGTATAATCGAAGTGGTGCTGAAAATGAATCGGCTCGAGTTATCACAATGCACACACAAGATATGTCAATCGGACTCCTTGTGGTTGAAGCAAAAGAAATATTAGATATTGCTACTGATGATATAAAGCAAATTGGCTTAGTAAATTACACAAAAACGCAATACTTTACTGGAGTCGCAAATTTAGAAAACCGTATGATTACAATTGTGGATCCTTCTATTTTAGTTCGCTCCATTGAAGGTATAAAAGATATTCAAGCATATTTGGAAGCAGTGAAAAAAGAGGAGTTAGTTACGGCGGAAGACCGTAACTAA
- a CDS encoding GNAT family N-acetyltransferase yields the protein MMNYQDVFKLEFAYIETFSKRTHSNWGSLFCNESQTSYYDANHAHISSISDTPQLIIDEVVRYYETKKIIPRFYIYDLENQQNLIASLKLNNFGFEELVSPVQLWDKEVLEIENKKDVAIELVTKNNYHEALNIECSIKEFGGKEVREKAFEQEFNHPNFKHFILRYNGRASATACIFRHDNQAHMESVATLEEFRGRGLIGELIHYLQVEVSKERLENLWVFPINEKIEKVYQKYGFKTVERLKMGHAYFGGKSIKEIQG from the coding sequence TTGATGAATTATCAAGATGTTTTTAAATTGGAATTTGCGTATATAGAGACCTTTTCCAAACGCACTCATTCCAATTGGGGTTCATTATTCTGTAATGAAAGTCAGACATCTTATTATGATGCAAACCATGCACATATCAGTAGTATCTCTGATACACCTCAACTAATAATAGATGAAGTAGTTCGTTATTATGAAACTAAAAAGATAATACCAAGATTTTATATATATGATTTAGAAAACCAACAAAATTTAATTGCAAGTTTAAAATTAAATAATTTTGGCTTCGAAGAATTAGTTAGCCCTGTTCAATTGTGGGATAAAGAAGTATTAGAAATAGAAAATAAAAAAGATGTAGCGATTGAACTTGTAACTAAAAATAATTATCATGAAGCCTTAAACATTGAATGCAGTATAAAAGAGTTTGGTGGTAAAGAGGTTAGAGAAAAAGCATTTGAGCAGGAATTTAATCATCCTAATTTTAAGCACTTTATACTCCGCTACAATGGTAGAGCAAGTGCAACTGCTTGTATTTTTAGACATGACAATCAAGCTCACATGGAAAGTGTCGCTACTTTAGAAGAATTTAGAGGTAGAGGATTAATAGGAGAGCTCATTCACTACCTTCAAGTTGAAGTTTCAAAAGAGAGATTAGAAAACCTATGGGTGTTTCCGATCAATGAAAAAATTGAAAAAGTGTATCAAAAATATGGTTTTAAGACCGTAGAAAGACTGAAAATGGGACATGCATATTTTGGTGGAAAAAGTATTAAAGAAATTCAAGGTTAG